The proteins below come from a single Stomoxys calcitrans chromosome 1, idStoCalc2.1, whole genome shotgun sequence genomic window:
- the LOC106081677 gene encoding uncharacterized protein LOC106081677, with protein MADISTEQLTTEIHAVLKKADLSVVSAKKVREQVEKKLDCSLLNRKKEFDKIVMDFINSQQDDEESEEEEEDEKEESAASEEEASSEEEKKKPAKKRPQPTQRKAAPPKKKRKSLNASDSGTESDGGDDSDFEVSKKKKGSSAGPKKKKAAAGGAGRKSTGFTRAYNLSPELSSLMGAESLPRHEVVKKVWALIKERNLYDPNNKQYAICDDELLKVMKVKRFRTFGMLKHLKPHFLD; from the coding sequence atggcCGACATTAGCACAGAGCAACTAACGACTGAAATTCATGCCGTATTAAAGAAAGCTGATCTGTCTGTTGTGTCCGCCAAGAAAGTCCGGGAACAAGTTGAAAAGAAATTGGACTGTTCCTTGCTGAATCGTAAGAAGGAGTTCGATAAAATTGTTATGGACTTTATAAATTCACAGCAGGATGATGAAGAATcggaggaagaagaagaagatgaaaAGGAGGAAAGTGCCGCTTCAGAAGAAGAAGCAAGCAgtgaagaagaaaagaaaaagccGGCTAAAAAGCGGCCACAGCCAACACAGCGCAAGGCAGCACCTCCGAAGAAGAAACGCAAGTCATTGAATGCCTCCGATTCTGGAACTGAATCTGATGGTGGCGACGACTCTGATTTCGAGGTAAGCAAGAAGAAGAAAGGCTCTTCTGCAGGTCCCAAAAAGAAGAAAGCTGCTGCCGGTGGTGCAGGTCGCAAATCTACAGGTTTCACACGCGCCTATAACCTATCGCCCGAACTGTCCTCCCTGATGGGTGCCGAATCCTTGCCACGTCACGAAGTCGTAAAGAAAGTCTGGGCACTTATCAAAGAGCGCAACCTGTATGATCCTAATAACAAACAATATGCCATATGTGATGATGAACTTCTCAAGGTGATGAAAGTCAAACGTTTTCGTACTTTTGGTATGCTAAAGCATTTGAAGCCACATTTCTTGGACTAA